A region from the Malus domestica chromosome 07, GDT2T_hap1 genome encodes:
- the LOC103428567 gene encoding uncharacterized protein At2g38710-like has product MVSADKDMVAYCFDTLLAHYSIEQPAPPAFDDGQHPLFVTWKKVVNGGEPRLRGCIGTLEPRGLINGFRDYALTSALKDRRFSPIQAKEIPQLECTVSILTDYETASHYLDWEIGKHGIIIEFTDPDYNTRRSATYLPEVAAHEGWTKTEAIDSLMRKSGYNGSITEPLRKSIRLTRYQSSLCTMDHNDYVSYIKETRGRAPSLVGAISGSR; this is encoded by the exons ATGGTGTCGGCGGACAAGGACATGGTGGCTTACTGCTTCGATACTCTCCTCGCTCACTACAGCATCGAACAACCTGCTCCTCCAGCCTTCGACGACGGCCAgca TCCATTGTTCGTTACTTGGAAGAAAGTGGTGAATGGTGGTGAGCCTCGTTTGCGTGGATGCATAGGAACACTAGAACCTCGGGGCTTGATTAATGGATTCAGGGATTACGCTCTAACCAG TGCTTTGAAGGACCGGAGGTTTTCCCCAATACAAGCTAAGGAAATACCTCAGTTGGAATGCACAGTTTCCATTCTGACGGATTATGAAACTGCTAGTCACTACCTTGATTGGGAG ATTGGGAAACATGGTATAATTATTGAATTTACTGATCCTGACTATAATACAAGGCGCAGTGCCACATACTTGCCTGAGGTTGCTGCTCATGAAG gTTGGACAAAAACAGAAGCAATTGACTCATTGATGCGGAAATCTGGATATAATGGCAGCATCACTGAGCCGCTTCGGAAGAGCATACGATTGACCCGCTACCAGAGCTCATTATGCACCATGGACCACAACGACTATGTTTCCTACATCAAGGAAACCAGAGGCAGAGCTCCGTCTCTTGTTGGCGCTATATCTGGCAGTCGCTAA